Proteins from a single region of Pseudopedobacter saltans DSM 12145:
- a CDS encoding heparin lyase I family protein, with the protein MKRGSIVFNKGITFLLTLLIITLSCSSSKEETAPEKEKTEETVDKADNDKDDPSKEEPNSGQPPKEDPPKENPGSGTVNNAATLSATASSGSAYPLFTGAFAHENPDCVHSPFGPHVTQAFDSDLNKNVFVFHSHIIDDNDRCTNFDRVRMEIKGSNSKTEHKENEMGYYRWKFRLPADFVGSNTFCHIFQIKAKSGDAGAPLITITPRASVLEVIHDAGESKANSLGKVISVPLAPFKGAWVEAYVKYKSSDNGSFEIVLTRVSDGVTLLSYSKASGIDMWRTGDNQVNRGKWGVYRSKGDGKTVLKDEQVKFADFCVSETSEAECPSSK; encoded by the coding sequence ATGAAAAGAGGATCGATCGTTTTTAATAAAGGGATAACTTTTTTGTTAACCTTGTTGATTATTACGCTGTCTTGCTCGTCTTCTAAAGAGGAGACTGCTCCGGAAAAGGAAAAAACAGAGGAAACTGTAGATAAAGCGGATAATGATAAGGATGACCCTTCTAAAGAAGAGCCAAACTCAGGCCAGCCACCAAAGGAAGATCCTCCTAAAGAAAACCCAGGAAGCGGAACTGTTAATAACGCCGCTACGCTAAGTGCAACGGCTAGCTCTGGGAGTGCTTATCCTCTTTTTACTGGGGCTTTTGCCCATGAAAATCCAGATTGTGTACATAGTCCATTTGGGCCACATGTTACACAGGCGTTTGATTCGGATTTAAATAAAAATGTATTTGTTTTCCATAGTCATATCATTGATGATAATGACAGATGTACCAATTTTGACAGGGTAAGAATGGAGATTAAGGGAAGCAACAGCAAAACGGAACACAAGGAGAATGAAATGGGGTATTACAGATGGAAGTTCAGGCTGCCTGCTGATTTTGTAGGGTCTAATACATTCTGTCATATTTTCCAGATCAAAGCAAAAAGTGGTGATGCCGGAGCCCCTTTGATTACTATTACGCCGAGAGCTTCGGTCCTGGAAGTTATTCATGATGCCGGTGAGAGTAAAGCCAATAGTTTAGGAAAGGTTATTTCTGTTCCGTTGGCTCCTTTTAAGGGTGCCTGGGTGGAGGCTTATGTAAAATACAAGAGCAGCGATAATGGTTCTTTTGAAATCGTATTAACGAGGGTGAGTGACGGTGTTACTTTGTTAAGTTACAGCAAGGCTAGTGGCATAGATATGTGGCGTACGGGCGACAATCAGGTGAATCGGGGAAAATGGGGAGTATACAGGTCTAAAGGTGATGGAAAAACTGTGTTAAAGGATGAACAGGTTAAATTTGCGGATTTTTGTGTGTCGGAAACGAGTGAGGCGGAGTGTCCGAGTAGTAAGTAG
- a CDS encoding BNR-4 repeat-containing protein, giving the protein MKPQYFRLYLPLAYICFFIVGCSTQKVSVSLLSEKANTRSDQRPINIGFYDKQANKTFVTWMGASSSAVVKEYDHRTKTWSVDKVVGNSPFVDKHNYPGMLKGKDGKIYIFYGCHNSTLKMTVSPSPLSIDGEWKDSFIDIAEKASYPAPIITQKGTFYVFYRETRQNNKYSDDRPYRFVKSTDSGKNWTKQMAIDPYPRKTDNMMEIYNGKVSYQPAHGNQKGKIHLAWTIAGEKLGKHAHATYGRNVYYAYLDPSNDHLYNINDVDLGETIDTEEMDKYCMVLDTGIPEKGHLAGLQVSVHYKDNGWPLIYFDNQLNGGPGSATWNGKSWVFATIQSPGNEIRDLRDPRELEKIGANSFRVYIPNENKIKTYITNDGGLKWKLETAIQVGAKVDRVEVIENATKDIKLFITEGGDGEINIAKRNVFYGKVTSGYKKPYQINKIK; this is encoded by the coding sequence ATGAAACCTCAATATTTCAGATTATATCTCCCATTAGCCTATATATGCTTTTTCATTGTGGGCTGTTCAACACAAAAGGTGTCTGTTTCGCTTTTAAGTGAAAAAGCCAATACCCGTTCAGATCAAAGACCAATTAACATAGGTTTTTATGATAAACAGGCGAATAAAACCTTTGTCACGTGGATGGGAGCAAGTAGCAGCGCCGTAGTAAAAGAATACGATCACAGAACGAAAACATGGTCCGTGGATAAAGTAGTAGGGAATTCTCCTTTTGTAGACAAACATAATTATCCGGGAATGTTAAAGGGTAAAGATGGAAAAATTTATATATTTTATGGATGTCATAACTCTACTTTAAAAATGACGGTTTCTCCTTCCCCCTTAAGCATTGACGGAGAATGGAAAGATAGTTTTATAGACATTGCAGAGAAAGCCTCTTACCCCGCTCCGATAATTACCCAAAAAGGAACATTTTACGTATTTTACAGAGAAACCAGACAAAACAACAAATATTCCGATGACAGACCTTATCGATTTGTAAAGTCGACGGATTCAGGAAAAAACTGGACAAAGCAGATGGCTATTGATCCATATCCAAGAAAAACCGACAATATGATGGAGATTTATAACGGAAAGGTCAGTTATCAACCTGCTCATGGTAATCAAAAAGGAAAAATACATTTGGCCTGGACTATAGCCGGAGAAAAGCTCGGAAAACATGCGCATGCTACTTATGGACGTAATGTATATTATGCCTATCTTGATCCGTCTAATGACCATTTATATAATATCAATGATGTAGATTTAGGAGAAACAATAGATACCGAAGAAATGGATAAATATTGTATGGTGCTGGATACTGGTATTCCGGAAAAAGGACATTTAGCAGGCCTGCAGGTCTCTGTACATTATAAGGATAACGGCTGGCCTTTAATTTATTTTGACAACCAATTAAATGGTGGTCCCGGAAGTGCTACTTGGAATGGAAAATCATGGGTCTTCGCAACTATTCAATCTCCGGGAAATGAAATCAGGGATTTAAGAGATCCCAGAGAATTAGAAAAGATTGGAGCGAACTCTTTTAGAGTTTATATTCCAAACGAGAATAAAATAAAAACCTACATAACAAACGACGGAGGATTAAAATGGAAGCTCGAAACAGCTATACAGGTTGGTGCGAAAGTTGATCGTGTTGAAGTTATAGAAAACGCTACCAAAGACATAAAACTTTTCATAACCGAAGGAGGAGATGGCGAGATTAATATTGCAAAAAGGAATGTTTTTTATGGAAAAGTTACCTCAGGATACAAGAAACCTTATCAGATAAATAAAATAAAATGA
- a CDS encoding PQQ-dependent sugar dehydrogenase encodes MKKSILTFSLAVSLLACSYAQNIVDGNKIPVAGNVKISLPQGFTTAIVAENLGKPRHLTINPDGSMYVKLARAVDSKGVLYLKDTNADGKYEVIKGFGNYGGTGIYTKNGYLYTSSNQEVFRYKLNANNEVADTEHPEKIITGLKMGRQHETKSIVIDNNDNIYVNIGAYSNSCQQEDRKPGSLGVPGCPLLDSAGGIWQFKANKLNQSYGQGTRYATGLRNVVGLDWNNTTNSLFVMQHGRDQLNTLFPDLFDAKTNAELPAECMYELKKGDNAGWPFAYYDPFQKKNMLAPEYGGDGKKAADASYINPVVAFPAHLAPNGLLFYTGSQFPEKYRNGAFIAFHGSWNRAPEKQEGFFVAFVPFKNGKPSGNWEFFANGFAGSDNITSASQAVYRPCGLAQGPDGSIYVTDDKKGTIFKISYNGK; translated from the coding sequence ATGAAAAAAAGCATATTAACTTTTAGTTTGGCCGTATCGTTACTGGCCTGCTCTTACGCGCAAAATATAGTCGACGGCAATAAAATACCAGTCGCAGGAAATGTCAAAATATCCTTACCACAAGGATTCACAACAGCCATAGTAGCAGAAAATTTGGGTAAACCAAGGCACCTTACAATAAATCCCGACGGGAGTATGTATGTTAAACTTGCCCGGGCGGTTGACAGCAAAGGAGTACTTTATCTTAAAGACACAAATGCAGATGGTAAATATGAAGTCATCAAAGGCTTTGGGAACTACGGCGGAACCGGAATCTATACCAAGAATGGTTATTTATATACCTCTTCTAATCAGGAAGTATTCAGATATAAATTAAACGCGAATAACGAAGTAGCAGATACCGAACATCCGGAAAAGATTATTACCGGACTAAAGATGGGCAGACAACACGAAACAAAATCTATCGTTATCGACAACAATGATAACATCTATGTAAATATAGGTGCTTATTCCAACTCTTGTCAGCAGGAAGACCGCAAACCAGGTTCTTTAGGAGTTCCGGGATGTCCATTATTGGATTCGGCAGGAGGAATCTGGCAGTTTAAAGCAAACAAATTAAACCAAAGCTATGGACAAGGTACCCGCTACGCCACTGGATTAAGAAATGTTGTAGGATTAGATTGGAACAACACAACCAACAGCCTATTTGTAATGCAACATGGCCGCGACCAATTAAACACTTTATTTCCGGATTTATTTGATGCTAAAACCAATGCAGAGCTGCCAGCGGAATGTATGTACGAACTAAAAAAAGGAGATAATGCAGGCTGGCCTTTTGCCTACTACGATCCGTTTCAGAAGAAAAACATGCTGGCTCCTGAATATGGTGGAGATGGTAAAAAAGCTGCCGATGCTTCATACATTAATCCAGTTGTTGCTTTTCCAGCGCATCTGGCACCTAACGGCTTATTATTTTACACAGGATCTCAATTTCCCGAGAAATATCGAAACGGCGCATTTATAGCCTTTCACGGATCATGGAACAGAGCACCGGAAAAACAGGAAGGTTTCTTTGTAGCTTTTGTTCCCTTTAAAAATGGTAAACCATCTGGAAACTGGGAGTTTTTCGCTAACGGTTTTGCCGGATCAGACAATATTACATCAGCATCACAAGCAGTGTACAGACCTTGCGGCCTGGCCCAGGGTCCTGATGGATCGATATATGTAACAGACGATAAAAAAGGTACAATCTTTAAAATAAGTTATAATGGCAAATAA
- a CDS encoding c-type cytochrome: MANKTLSLLLTATLSFTSLFVLAQQKKATPTQSNTMTTSGFKKSFDSGKALYTQHCMVCHQADGNGVPNLNPPLRKTEYVNGDKTRLINILLKGLNEPIEIDGEEYSNPMPAFNYLSNQQIADILTFIRNNFDNKSSAISVAEVAKVRNSNSSK, translated from the coding sequence ATGGCAAATAAAACCTTAAGCCTTCTTTTAACAGCAACACTTTCGTTCACAAGTCTTTTTGTGTTGGCACAGCAAAAAAAAGCTACGCCAACACAATCTAATACGATGACAACTTCGGGCTTCAAGAAGTCATTTGACAGCGGTAAGGCATTATACACGCAACATTGCATGGTTTGTCATCAGGCAGACGGAAATGGCGTACCTAATTTAAATCCGCCCTTAAGAAAAACAGAATATGTAAATGGTGATAAGACCCGACTGATCAATATTCTATTAAAAGGGCTTAACGAACCCATTGAAATAGATGGAGAGGAATATTCAAATCCAATGCCTGCTTTCAATTATCTGAGCAATCAGCAAATCGCAGACATTTTAACGTTTATCAGGAATAACTTTGATAATAAATCTTCTGCAATCAGTGTTGCTGAAGTAGCAAAAGTAAGAAATAGTAATAGCTCAAAATAA